The Pirellulimonas nuda genome includes a region encoding these proteins:
- the nadE gene encoding NAD(+) synthase, with translation MQLIRLAAASLNQTPMDWRGNFDRMAAVIDAARRQGVGLLCLPELCVTAYGCEDMHFSPAVRSRALDLVQQLLPLTDGIAVAVGLPIAVGPALFNGQAMLVDGRLAGIVCKQHLANEGIHYEARWFERWPAGAVDSIEVDGRRVPVGDLLFDIGGVRVGIEICRDAWIAERTGIALARRGADVLLNPNASHFAFGKCDIRRRFVVEGSRTLGVATVHCNALGNESGRSIYDGDTMIAALGRLVASGPRFSLADSQLSSAVVDVAQLRQNRTRWMEAGRVGKQDAGLVAAPLEWPTVPDTEGASAPLGSASSATDAPWESGPHRKEEEFARAVTLGLFDYLRKSRANGFVVSLSGGVDSAAVATLCWLMVRLGVAELGQAGFAKRLPSVCGAQEAGDPRGLVRRLLTCVYQSTRQSGAATQNAARGVAEAIGAEFHLWSVDAMVDAFVGVVGEATGREIDWQTDDVALQNIQARARGPGVWLLANLKNALLLTTSNRSEASVGYATMDGDTCGGLAPVAGIDKHFLRHWLRWMETAGPAGVGPLPALAAINAQRPTAELRPAAAGQTDEADLMPYDVLDAIERSAIRDKRSPAEVLATLGPEFPQHERSELRGWVERFFKLWSANQWKRERYAPALHVDQGNVDPKTWCRFPILNGGFRAELEELEGG, from the coding sequence ATGCAACTCATCCGCCTCGCCGCCGCCTCGCTCAACCAGACGCCGATGGACTGGCGTGGCAACTTCGACCGGATGGCCGCGGTCATCGACGCGGCACGCCGGCAGGGGGTCGGCCTGCTCTGCCTGCCGGAGCTGTGCGTCACCGCGTACGGCTGCGAGGACATGCACTTCTCCCCCGCGGTGCGGTCTCGCGCGCTCGACCTGGTGCAGCAGCTCCTGCCGCTCACGGACGGGATCGCGGTGGCGGTGGGGCTGCCGATCGCGGTGGGGCCCGCGCTGTTCAACGGCCAAGCGATGCTGGTCGACGGCCGGCTGGCGGGGATCGTCTGCAAGCAGCACCTGGCGAACGAGGGGATCCACTACGAGGCGCGGTGGTTCGAACGCTGGCCGGCCGGCGCGGTCGATTCGATCGAGGTCGATGGCAGGCGGGTCCCTGTAGGGGACCTGCTGTTTGACATCGGCGGCGTACGCGTCGGCATCGAGATCTGCCGCGACGCCTGGATCGCCGAGCGGACCGGCATCGCCCTGGCCCGCCGCGGCGCCGACGTGCTGCTGAACCCCAACGCCAGCCACTTCGCGTTCGGCAAGTGCGACATCCGCCGGCGGTTCGTTGTCGAGGGGTCGCGGACCCTGGGCGTCGCGACGGTCCACTGCAACGCGTTGGGGAACGAGTCGGGGCGCTCCATCTACGACGGCGACACGATGATCGCCGCACTCGGCCGGCTCGTCGCCAGCGGGCCGCGGTTTTCGCTGGCCGACTCGCAGCTCTCGAGCGCCGTGGTCGACGTCGCTCAGTTGCGGCAGAACCGCACCCGCTGGATGGAGGCGGGCCGCGTCGGCAAGCAGGACGCCGGGCTGGTGGCCGCCCCGCTGGAGTGGCCCACGGTCCCCGACACCGAGGGGGCGTCGGCGCCGCTCGGCTCGGCGTCGTCCGCTACGGACGCCCCCTGGGAGTCGGGCCCGCACCGCAAGGAGGAAGAGTTCGCCCGGGCGGTAACGCTCGGCCTGTTCGACTACCTGCGCAAGAGCCGGGCCAACGGGTTTGTCGTGTCGCTCAGCGGAGGCGTCGATTCCGCGGCGGTCGCTACGCTCTGCTGGCTGATGGTCCGCCTGGGCGTGGCCGAGCTGGGGCAGGCCGGCTTCGCCAAGCGGCTGCCGAGCGTGTGCGGGGCCCAAGAAGCGGGCGACCCCCGCGGGCTCGTGCGGCGGCTGCTGACCTGCGTCTACCAATCGACCCGGCAGTCGGGCGCCGCCACCCAGAACGCCGCCCGCGGGGTCGCCGAGGCGATCGGGGCCGAGTTCCACCTCTGGAGCGTCGACGCGATGGTCGACGCCTTTGTGGGCGTGGTCGGCGAAGCGACCGGCCGCGAGATCGACTGGCAGACCGACGACGTCGCCCTGCAGAACATCCAGGCCCGCGCCCGTGGGCCGGGCGTGTGGCTGCTAGCGAACCTCAAGAACGCGCTGCTGCTGACCACCAGCAACCGCAGCGAGGCGTCGGTCGGCTACGCCACGATGGACGGCGACACCTGCGGCGGGCTGGCGCCGGTGGCGGGGATCGACAAGCACTTCCTGCGGCACTGGCTGCGGTGGATGGAGACCGCCGGACCGGCCGGCGTTGGCCCCCTGCCGGCGCTCGCGGCGATCAACGCCCAGCGTCCCACGGCCGAGCTGCGGCCCGCCGCGGCGGGACAGACCGACGAGGCCGACCTGATGCCGTACGACGTGCTCGACGCGATCGAGCGTTCGGCGATCCGAGACAAGCGCTCGCCGGCCGAGGTGCTTGCCACCCTCGGCCCGGAGTTCCCCCAGCACGAGCGGTCGGAGCTGCGCGGGTGGGTCGAGCGGTTCTTCAAGCTCTGGTCCGCCAACCAGTGGAAACGCGAGCGCTACGCCCCCGCGTTGCACGTGGACCAAGGGAACGTCGACCCCAAGACCTGGTGCCGATTCCCCATCCTCAACGGCGGCTTCCGGGCGGAGCTAGAGGAGCTTGAGGGGGGATAA
- a CDS encoding DUF6800 family protein, which translates to MPGGIERTRELRRKRTRKQKLTHLKSKLGKATPSEKTEIARKLRAMTPGAEKLIIDWQLGEADR; encoded by the coding sequence ATGCCCGGCGGCATCGAGCGAACCCGAGAGTTGCGGCGGAAGCGTACCCGCAAGCAAAAGCTGACGCACCTCAAGAGCAAGCTGGGCAAGGCGACGCCGTCTGAAAAGACCGAAATCGCTCGCAAGCTCCGCGCCATGACCCCCGGCGCCGAGAAGTTGATCATCGACTGGCAGCTCGGCGAAGCGGACCGCTAA
- a CDS encoding OprO/OprP family phosphate-selective porin, whose amino-acid sequence MHRTFFYGLVAAWLAVAPARAELGAVGFQTAYWMDEASPPTAGSEEKEDESDEQESFADRLEAMESKYADLDEAFDELSDANKSLKDSLKDYARTGNSGTTMRISGRIHFDVWTFPGDSPGVNGFESGDNDVSPQDRIGFRRMRLGAAGDMWLNTLYKIELEFAGGDDIEYRDVYLGVKELPVLQTVLIGNQKRPYGLDHLNSSRYNVFLERPYVIEGFNQDARRLGIQSYGFSDDLAYNWRYGAFNQRLTQDEGKYASDHWQSQFAARFANTIWYDETSGGRGYAHWGVSGTFADTDGDALTDNFSGSGKNEAQFRSRPEARSETRWLDTGIIPDTRDYGLLGWEAVLNVGAVQMVGEWQNVWLNRDGENLQYQGGYAYVSYFLTGEYMPWDRETGTLDRVVPYENFFIVDDCEGCRRCGLGAWQVAARYSYADFSDGDLPGAVGQGGVGSAMTLALNWYWNPYAKVQLNYLYGQITDNQLNAVGSFADGDYHILGMRFAVDY is encoded by the coding sequence GTGCATCGGACTTTCTTCTACGGACTGGTGGCGGCGTGGCTGGCGGTGGCGCCGGCACGCGCGGAGCTCGGCGCCGTCGGCTTTCAAACCGCCTACTGGATGGACGAGGCGAGCCCACCCACGGCTGGTTCAGAAGAGAAAGAGGACGAGTCCGACGAGCAGGAGAGCTTCGCAGACCGGCTCGAAGCGATGGAGTCGAAGTACGCCGACCTCGACGAGGCGTTCGACGAGCTCTCCGACGCAAACAAGTCGCTCAAAGACAGCCTGAAGGACTACGCGCGCACCGGGAACAGCGGCACGACGATGAGGATTAGCGGGCGGATCCACTTCGACGTCTGGACCTTCCCGGGCGATTCGCCGGGGGTGAACGGGTTTGAGTCGGGGGACAACGACGTCTCGCCGCAGGACCGCATCGGCTTCCGGCGGATGCGGTTGGGGGCCGCCGGCGACATGTGGCTCAACACGCTCTACAAGATCGAGTTGGAGTTCGCGGGGGGGGACGACATCGAGTACCGCGACGTCTACCTGGGGGTCAAAGAGCTACCCGTCCTGCAGACCGTGCTGATCGGCAACCAGAAGCGGCCCTACGGCTTAGACCACCTTAACAGCAGCCGGTACAACGTGTTTCTGGAACGCCCCTATGTGATCGAGGGGTTCAACCAGGACGCACGGCGGCTGGGGATTCAATCGTACGGATTCTCGGACGACCTGGCCTACAACTGGCGGTACGGCGCCTTCAACCAGCGGCTCACGCAGGACGAAGGGAAGTACGCGAGCGACCACTGGCAGTCGCAGTTTGCGGCGCGGTTCGCGAACACCATTTGGTACGACGAAACCTCCGGCGGCCGCGGCTATGCTCACTGGGGCGTCAGCGGCACGTTTGCGGATACAGACGGCGACGCATTGACGGACAACTTCAGCGGATCGGGCAAGAACGAGGCGCAGTTCCGCAGCCGCCCCGAGGCCCGCTCCGAAACCCGCTGGCTCGACACGGGGATCATCCCCGACACGCGCGACTACGGGCTGTTGGGCTGGGAAGCGGTGCTGAACGTCGGCGCCGTGCAGATGGTGGGCGAGTGGCAGAACGTGTGGCTCAACCGCGACGGCGAGAACCTGCAGTACCAGGGGGGGTACGCCTACGTCTCGTACTTCCTCACCGGCGAGTACATGCCTTGGGACCGCGAGACCGGCACGCTCGACCGCGTGGTCCCGTACGAGAACTTCTTCATCGTGGACGACTGCGAGGGCTGCCGGCGTTGCGGGTTGGGCGCCTGGCAGGTAGCGGCGCGTTACTCGTACGCCGACTTCTCGGACGGCGACCTGCCCGGCGCGGTTGGCCAGGGGGGCGTCGGCAGCGCGATGACGCTGGCGCTCAACTGGTACTGGAACCCGTACGCCAAGGTGCAATTGAACTACCTCTACGGCCAGATCACGGACAACCAACTCAACGCCGTCGGCAGCTTCGCGGACGGCGACTACCACATTCTGGGGATGAGGTTCGCCGTGGACTACTAG
- a CDS encoding transposase: MYTIPMNFVLLTTTTYGTWLPGDPRGSVTSVRDYRPSDPPTAARIEHDRPGEAWEPPIPGLYASAQQLLKQPPVLLGRPLARVVIEKFCETSAFRDRRLAAMSVMRNHLHAVVGFDGFIDFDRMLNDYKSHASRGLNAHAERRPAWWTRGGSARSLPDERAVLGAIHYVLFKQPRPLARWREGDGFLAET, encoded by the coding sequence ATGTACACTATCCCCATGAACTTCGTCCTGCTGACAACCACAACCTACGGGACGTGGCTCCCCGGCGACCCGCGGGGAAGCGTCACCTCGGTGCGCGACTACCGCCCCAGCGACCCCCCCACAGCGGCCCGTATTGAGCACGACCGCCCGGGCGAGGCCTGGGAACCGCCGATCCCGGGGCTGTACGCCAGCGCCCAACAGTTGCTGAAGCAGCCCCCGGTGCTGCTCGGCCGACCGCTAGCGCGGGTAGTGATTGAGAAGTTTTGCGAAACCTCGGCCTTCCGCGACCGGCGGTTGGCGGCGATGTCCGTCATGCGGAACCACTTGCACGCGGTGGTTGGCTTCGATGGGTTCATCGACTTCGACCGCATGCTCAACGATTACAAGTCGCACGCCAGCCGCGGCCTGAACGCCCACGCAGAGCGCCGGCCCGCTTGGTGGACCCGCGGCGGTTCGGCCCGCTCGCTGCCCGACGAGCGCGCCGTCTTGGGAGCGATCCACTACGTGCTGTTCAAACAGCCAAGACCCCTCGCCCGCTGGCGCGAGGGGGATGGATTCCTAGCAGAAACCTGA